The Onthophagus taurus isolate NC chromosome 6, IU_Otau_3.0, whole genome shotgun sequence region tttacgccgactaagttttaaaaattcgtataaaacccatttcttggaatatgagtttgaaaattttcaaaagtgttaataagagtgtcctctttccaatgaaccaacccgtttagaaaaataatttttagtttttgagaaaacaatatttgaaatgttgataaaattttcgatgttgcaattttcatcgataacttgcaaaattcgctataataTTAATTCCTTGAAGGACCCTGGTGGATATATCaccaatcattaattaaagtatcctctttttaatgcaacaagccgttttgaaaaatcgcttttagtttttgagaaataaatttttgaaatgatcgacaattttttcgaattttgctatttccgccgattaagttttaaaaattcgtataaaatccacttcttggaatatgagtatgaaaatttcccaaaatggtAATAAGAGTGTCGTCTTTCCAATGAagcaacacgttttgaaaaataacttttagtttttgagaaaacaatattggaagttttgataaaattttcgatgttgcaattttcatcgataattttcaaaatttgctataaaattaatttcttgaaggatccttgtggaaatatcaccaattattaattaaagtattttctttttaatgcaaaaagccgttttgaaaaattactttcagttcttgagaaaaaaatttttgaaatgatcgataattttttcgaatttttcaatttacgccgaccaagttttaaaaattcgtataaaacccatttcttggaatatgagtttgaaaattttcaaaagtgttaataagagtgtcctctttccaatgaagcaacacgtttcgaaaaataacttttagtttttgagaaaacaatattggaagttttgataaaattttcgatgttgcaattttcatcgataattttcaaaattcgctataaaattaatttcttgaaggatccttgtggatatatcaccaattattaattaaagtattttctttttaatgcaaaaagccgttttgaaaaattactttcagttcttgagaaaaaaatttttgaaatgatcgataattttttcgaatttttcaatttacgccgactaagttttaaaaattcgtataaaacccatttcttggaatatgagtttgaaaatttcccaaagtgttaataagagtgtcctctttccaatgaaccaacccgttttgaaaaataatttttagttgttgagaaaacaatatttgaaattttgataaaattttcgatgttgcaattttcatcgataacttccaaaattcgctataatattaattccttgaaggatccttgtggaaatatcaccaatcattaattaaagtatcctctttttaatgcaacaagccgttttgaaaaatcgcttttagtttttgagaaataaatttttgaaatgatcgacaattttttcgaattttgctatttccgacgattaagttttaaaaattcgtataaaatccacttcttggaatatgagtatgaaaatttcccaaagtgttaataagagtgtcctctttcaaatgaagcaacacgttttgaaaaataacatttagtttttgagaaaacaatattggaagttttgataaaattttcgatgtttcaattttcatcgataattttcaaaattcgctaaaaaattaatttcttgaaggatccttgtggaaatatcaccaatcattaattaaagtatcctctttttaatgcaacaagccctTTCGaataatcgcttttagtttttgaaaaataaatttttgaaataatccacaattttttcgaattttcaaattttcgccgagtaagttttaaaaattcgtataaaatccagttcctGGAATAAgagtatgaaaatatcccaaagtatcaataaaagtgtcctctttccaatgaaccaaaccgttttgaaaaataacttttagtttttgagaaaacaatatttgaagttttgataaattttcgatgttgcaattttcatcgataactcaATATCAATAACAAGATATGATAGACTTAGGCGCACTGCTGTACTACTAATTCGTGTGTATTGCATCAGAAACAGCATTGACTAAATATCTAAtacacaaaaaagttaaacccGTCTTATCTTGTCTTGACTAACGAATAAAAATGGTAGTTTCAATAAAGAAGACATTCCACGACGAGTGTACCTATAGCAATACACTGATTTAtagattgaaaaaaaataaaactaacacaGTAAGATAAAAAAAGCTTATGAACTTTTATAGAcaaatttagtaataaaacgGTTTGGCCTAACACAATCAAAACCGAAATTCAACTTGACATTTTAAGTGgtcaataataaaaacatgttTTGTTCGcaaattctaaacatttttttaaatattccatTGCTTGGCTGTGCATTTGAATTTTTGAagcattttgaaattttaatttaaggttttttatAGGCTTACTAAAACTTAATGTGTCTCTTAAACTAACAATCTCTTAAACTAGGTATACATCATTTATATGTGATGAGCAAATTAAATTGCTCTAttgatttaaatgaataataataaataaataaaagacaaTGTATTTTCCTAATCAAAacacataatttatttatgattatttattaacacctaaaattatttcttaaaactaCTTATTATTTCGTCCAGGATACCTTTGGAATATCAAAGTGTTCAGTTAAACTATCCAAATGTTGATTAAACTTCTCAACTCTTTCTTTATGGGTCATATTCGCTTTATCCAAAATCCTTTTTGTTTGCTAAAAAAGACAACATAAAATTTCTCGATTTGGATCTATGgtagtattaattaattagaaattctTACATTCTTTTCTTTCATTTGTTGAAAAGCCATTTCAGCCTTTGTACGTTTCTCAACTTGCCTTTCCGACTCTTTCTCATCTTTCATTTCAGTTTCAATGGTTTTTGCAATAACCTTTAATTTCTCTTTgtcctttttcttcttctttttatgAACCGATTgatcactttttaattttaatttactccGTGAAACATTCGCGTACACATCGGTATTATTAATTTCACtcattttatgtaaataatttttaggttagttCTTTCTGACATTTATAACTGTCAATAAGCATAGGTGCCATaacttaaaagttaaaaattactaagataattattttgaagttttatttaaaatgtcatttttaattatttttgaaggtaaaataaaatttttgaaacgatGAACGGCGAAAAACACAGAGGGAAACCGAAAAATCGATTTACATTGTGCTGTTTCTGTTTGGGCGGATCAGGCAGTGATGCCGATTTAAGTAGCGCCACCTACGATTACAGCGACAAATGCGATTACGTAGTGGAAAAATTGACGATAAAAAAGGTACCGATATCAATGTTCGCTACCGAAGAAGATTtggaagaaatgaaaaaaaattccatgaattttaacgaaaaggtaaaagaaaaagaatctgTCTTATCAAGTTATTACGCTATGattaatcataataataaaatgaacaaGGAATTTAGCGATTTGGATAAAATAGGAAATGTTGAAAACGATAAAAGCGATAAGAAGGATGAAGAGATTTTATTGAAaccaattttgaaacaaaatgaaatggtaaagttaattttagacttttttcggtgtatttaaaactttgttgcttttgaaataaaaataggcTAAAGTTGATGTTCACCAAGTTGTCTTAGAAGAACCAAATCGTTTTAATCTTACCCCGGAATTACAGGAAACATTAAAGGTTTTGGGAACAAAACGACCCCCTGAAAATTGTCAAGATATTAAACAAAGAATGGGCGttaaagttgttcaaaatttaaCTAGGTCGATTTCACCAAATGGTAAAGtatctttcattttaataattttatgaattattatcaatttataattacattctttgatgaaaaaaagaaatttaaattgtaaactGCATACTTTTTTAGGATTCTCAGAATACAGAGTAGTATGGAAATGAATCCTAAATTTTAAGCAGTTTATGTAATAGTatccttgtttatagatatacatagTTATTCAACCGATCGAGTTGGGTTGCTCTAGCTCGTGCTGCCTCTAACGGCGAACGAGAAAAACATCATTTATGaatgaattgaataaaattggaaatccAACTTGTAGTAGAAGTTGCATACTCGGAATAAAagattaattgaatttatgtGATTGAACacgaaattgtttaacatataaaatatttaattactttaagcATTACatcgaaatattttaaaacatatctgtcctttttttataatagaaaaccaaaaattaacttgctaattaaataaatcaattagtACTTTTCTcggatagaataaaaaaaaaccaataattattttcggtttaaattgtagtaaaaatacaaaaagtcagttttgatttttgttcgTCCTATTGCAGACTTAATTCCAGACGTGGTAGCGCCGAGCGTTCCTTTGAGCAATTGGCCGACCGACAGTTTAATGGATCACACATATCAAACGAGTATGTAGTATAAACAAAGGTTTTTGCTACTACCCGAGTTTGGATAAACGACTTCACGTATACAAAttccttctttattatttcgtcATTAAGAATTCTTTggttaaaatacaaatacgaaaattaagaaatattaattagaatcaattaaataaataaaaataaagtatttctgattttattataccagtgtttctaaattgatgtgAAAGATTTCAAGGATGATTTTTCAGCGAAAATTACGGGGtgtctttcatataactttttgttcaaaacccctTCTCCTCCAAGTTATAGCTCTCTAAAATTAAGGGAAAAATGTGCAACTTTCTtatctcttgacattttacaactaacaaattgttaattcgatcataaaaaataaaataatgccgagatcaatttgacataacttcatttctttgactaataataattaatcactgaattaattcacttgagcctatgtattattttatttttttgtgatcaaactaacaattttaggagaaaacgtcaagagacaaaaaagttgcgtattgaatcccactatttaaatcaagtttttaaatagaaaaatgtagacgtattaaaaagttctaatgcaAACTATTATGGGGTTGATTTGTTCAGCctcttgtaataacattttcgggttataaaaatcgtcaaaaagtgttattttattaacaacagtTACCTGCAAAATTTCAATCTTCTAAATTCCTCCATAGTggatttgttaaataaaaacaattttttcccctAACTTTAGAGTGCTGTAACTCGGTGGGGAaggggttttgaacaaaaagttatatgacaGACTctccttaatttttgttgaaaaatcactcctTGATATCGCAATTtagaaacagcctgtatattaatgaacttttttaaggTTGACTTTATTGTGTTGAGTGaacataatgaaaatcattaatacataacaacaaaaaacataacaaatcCTGAAAACTACTTATAATTGCAAATTACAAATTCcttatgttgtaaaatagtaactttattgcttattttaattatgcacGGAAAGGGACACGATTGCTGAAACAACTAAAATGACTTTTGTTTATGGAGCAGGCAGAGATACTAATTATGcccaaaatttattcgaacaAAGATTTCTAGACAGAAACATCCTATTTTGTGTAAGATCTTCAATAGAGAAAAAGGCGCTACAAGAAATTCAATGTTTAAGCTGCTGTTCGTAATAAtccatatatttaaaaaaggacgcgacaaatttgtaaactttacgacaaattacaacaaattaagcgACAATGAATGACGTCAttagttttttgttatctccacTCTTTACCATAGATTCCCACTGTCAAGTTAGCACTACCTCACAGACAGACGACTTTGCATCAAGAGCTTTAGGAGAATGATATCCAAAAGCcaatttcattttgttattagaTACAAGTATGCTTTATTGGTtactagaaaatttttattggttACGTGAAATGAATTACTAACGACGTTGGGCAGTTAATATATTGTGTGGGATTATAGGTACCTTTCCAATTGGCCCTTTCTTCGAAAAACCATGCATATCAAAAAACATGTACCCTTTGAAAAGCATACTtaacaattgaaaaatattgatggCGCTTCTAATATGCAATAAAAATCGTTCAGAATACTTTCCGCCTTTATACGATGAAAGTTTTATctgaaacttttttgataaaattgatgttttatgAGTTATTAGGTAGTCTCAATTTGAATGCCTTACTCGGTATATAAAATATAGTCTTTTAAACAAACTTCTTAAAAAGATTCAACGCAGTTGGTTTCCTCTCATAAAACATGTTCATACacctacttaaaaaaatttggcgTCTACAAATCGGTACCAACCGACGAATAGTCTTTAACAATTCGGTGTTCTTCTCGAAGGAcacattatcgatttttttctatgcaagaaatactaaaatatatgcaacttattttacgtttttcgTAGTAATACGTTAGGGCGCGtatagtaaaatttaaatttttatgaatggcGACACATAAATTACCCTGCCATCTGGGTATCATGTGCACAAACTAACATCGGTTGAATAActatgtatatctataaacaaggatagtatattaaaaagctagtttcgtaagacacgcttgaaatgcacgaattcaagttgtttaatgaatgagtgctttaagtcttatgaaacgtgttttttatgctattttttgtaattcgcgtttttatactttttttttaacaaaaataaagtaaattttggcaatgtagggaaataggtatgtagtagttggtaacaccggaacgcttgaaaatagaaactttgaattgacaattagaaactgtcaaaacacaaaatatattcacttgaagaaaatgtttgatgtacacctcccaaaataagagaaattgttcagagtcaatgtcctcatcattgtggaccttgtattcgatgctaagaacgtgtttaaacatccatagacaaaaattgtcacattgacaactaaaaaaattaatgacccaatgtcaccaacttgaacaggttccataaaatgttactaaaatctcattacagcatcggatgctgtaaggagtctcattacagcacccgtttgagtgctattatagctttcattaccgtcgcgaattacaaaaatatattttcagtaTGTTTGCTGGGTTTAGCAACCACTATACTGTTGTAAGAAGTCTTACCTTCTGAGTATTTCGAAAAGATTTTCAtacaagttttataaaactattatttatagaaattttttaatattagatTCTTGTAATTTTGTTGCAGTTTATTACATATCAAGGCGTTTGCTAAATATTCATCATCAGGATTATTTTCTGATTTGGTTGTGcacgtttaaattatttaaaaaaaaaattcaaattattgaTGCGTCTGGAATTATATACGTTATAGTAATTTTTCTAAGGACAAATTTCCTGTCATGATCTATTACTTATTTAAAGTATATATCTAAGAGATGGTCTTCTTTTATCAACACTGAGTTACTCAACTGTAATTTTGACCATTTCCTGGTAAAGGTAAAATTTACGCACAAAATCTCTacaactatactctgtttttaaactaggaggagtattttaaatttgtcaccagattgaccttgcacgtgattggttgaatgcgaggaaggttcacacacaggcaattttgaatttgaaggttaggttattgacaattcgacagtttcgtgtcattattgtaaattttgtgttcttaaacccttctttattatattttgaaataaatacactcataacttcaatgttaatttgtaggtttagtgttgacgataacaaacgaaaataaatacaataataagtaaataaataaataataataattattaatttaaatttactatattttacgatattttctggtgattttttctagtgtaaatctgactttcgcgtttactcctcctggtttaaaaacagagtataataaACGAAACTTTGGAATCCCAAAATGGAGTGTAAGTGCATTGAGAGATGATGataaaatcaaagaatttAGACTAAGGAGACATAAAGAGACACCACTAATTCGCCTGCTCAAGACACTATAGATCATCACAAATACGAAATGGTATGGTGATAACTATAGAAAgatattgaaaagaaaaagcgCTGCAAGAAGAAATTATCAACAACAATGATCGTACTCCTTTCCAGGTTGATCTTTATAGGAGGGCGAGgactgaattaaaaacaagaacTGAGTCTGGCGAAAAGGATTTGATACTAAAGTACATCCATGGCATTCCCTCAATTGTCAAGGCTTCGGAAAACTGATTTTGCCCAACAAAATGTATCAATCTGTTAATGTATACTATCAAAATGTTAATGGTCTTCGTACAAAAACGCgtgaattttatgttaattgttCTGATTGTACCTATGATTTGATTGCTCTGTCggaaactaatttaaattcgGATCTTGGATCTAATGAATTATTCGTGGATAAGTACAGAGTCGTACGAGCTGATCGTAAGTTTGATTTGGTTGGACATAACAGAGGTGGTGGAGTTCTGCTTGCTGTAGCTAGTCATCATGATGTTGAGCTGGTTGATTCTATAGACATTCAGGCTTTAGTACCACTTGTCGATGTGTTGATTTGCAAGTGCTCTTTATGGTCTGTGACCTTATATATCGTGGTGTTGTACATACTTCCTGATAATCCGCAACCTGATTTACTACGTTTCTTGGACGCCCTAGAACATAAAGTTTTGAATTATCCTGTCCTTATCcttggtgattttaatttgcCTGAATATATTAAGGCACCTGGTATGTCAACCAAATGTGGAAAAACGGAGTTATTTCGTAACTTTTGTGATTTTCTGGACCTTCGCCAACTCAATCATGTACTGAACTGTGACACTCGTCTATTGGATTTGGTTCTGACAAATACTGACCATCAGTTTGATCTTGTTCATGATGATTGTCCCTTCGTCTACGAGGATCAGTACCATCCTGCCTTAGATATTACAATGAATTTACTGACTGAATTTTCGAAGAGCCAACTTTCCTGGCATGTATG contains the following coding sequences:
- the LOC111429420 gene encoding protein FAM32A, whose translation is MSEINNTDVYANVSRSKLKLKSDQSVHKKKKKKDKEKLKVIAKTIETEMKDEKESERQVEKRTKAEMAFQQMKEKNQTKRILDKANMTHKERVEKFNQHLDSLTEHFDIPKVSWTK